In the genome of Candidatus Neptunochlamydia vexilliferae, one region contains:
- a CDS encoding ATP synthase subunit C, which produces MMDFAMIGPAVVLALACLGSAIGCGIAGMASHGVMARVDENHGKFIGMSALPSSQAIYGFVLMLLMKNAIVANTLTAWNGIGIGVFIGLAIMCSAIYQGMCAATGIQASAKQPAVYGKCLAALGIVESFSLFAFVFALLLL; this is translated from the coding sequence ATTATGGATTTTGCAATGATTGGCCCAGCCGTTGTCTTGGCCCTTGCCTGTTTAGGGAGCGCCATTGGGTGTGGAATTGCCGGGATGGCTTCCCATGGAGTGATGGCCCGCGTCGATGAGAACCACGGAAAGTTTATCGGGATGTCAGCCCTTCCCTCTTCGCAGGCGATCTACGGGTTTGTCCTCATGCTGCTCATGAAAAATGCCATTGTTGCCAACACCCTGACCGCCTGGAATGGGATCGGAATCGGTGTTTTCATCGGCCTCGCCATTATGTGCTCAGCCATTTACCAGGGGATGTGTGCGGCAACGGGGATCCAAGCCTCTGCCAAACAGCCTGCCGTCTACGGAAAGTGTTTAGCTGCTCTTGGAATCGTTGAGTCGTTCTCCCTGTTTGCCTTCGTATTTGCGTTATTGCTTCTCTAA